In the Marinomonas algicola genome, one interval contains:
- a CDS encoding formimidoylglutamate deiminase has product MTSQHASFYFAKHALLNSGWANNVLFKVANGVFTSIQADCEPPKELSSSITWLDGPMLPTLANVHSHAFQRVMAGAAEVSLNPNDSFWSWRDLMYKVVQKLTPDDAQVIATQLYIDMLKAGYTQVGEFHYLHHAQQGKSYAQKAEMSLRLLDAANQSGIGLTLLPVLYAYSGFGGQTPTEGQARFIHSVDSYLALQQACASAFSMSNVNQENKHNVGICFHSLRAVTKPQIEEVLSALDPNQVVHIHIAEQQKEVQDCLNWSGQRPVEWLHNEIGLSDRWCLVHATHLDPNELSAIASSHAIAGLCPTTEANLGDGIFPAVEFEQAKGRWGIGSDSHVSLSIVEELRTLEYGQRLRDQQRNRLHRAEQPNVGDNLYQQALIGGNQACDVSLGLKVGSRADFMLLDDAHPFIAASQPCDFLNRWLFACNENVVKDVYVAGEPIVTNFSHPLEESSRKAFTQVIKKVMYDE; this is encoded by the coding sequence ATGACCTCACAACACGCGTCTTTTTACTTTGCGAAACACGCTTTACTGAACTCTGGTTGGGCAAACAATGTGCTATTTAAAGTGGCTAATGGCGTTTTTACGTCTATTCAAGCGGATTGTGAACCACCAAAGGAATTATCTTCCTCTATAACGTGGCTTGATGGCCCTATGTTACCTACCCTGGCTAATGTCCATTCCCATGCGTTTCAACGTGTTATGGCGGGCGCCGCCGAGGTTAGTTTGAACCCGAACGACAGTTTTTGGAGCTGGCGTGACTTGATGTACAAAGTGGTGCAAAAACTGACTCCGGATGACGCTCAGGTTATTGCTACCCAGCTTTATATCGATATGCTGAAAGCAGGTTACACGCAAGTTGGCGAGTTTCATTATTTGCATCATGCCCAGCAGGGCAAATCCTATGCACAAAAAGCAGAAATGTCGTTACGATTGCTTGATGCGGCTAACCAATCTGGTATTGGCTTAACTCTGCTACCTGTTTTATATGCTTATTCAGGGTTTGGCGGTCAGACTCCAACTGAAGGCCAGGCGCGTTTTATTCATTCAGTGGACTCTTATCTGGCATTGCAGCAAGCCTGTGCATCGGCCTTTTCAATGTCCAACGTAAACCAAGAGAATAAGCATAACGTTGGCATCTGCTTTCATTCTTTGAGAGCGGTAACTAAGCCGCAGATTGAAGAGGTTTTATCGGCGCTAGATCCAAATCAAGTTGTGCACATCCACATTGCCGAACAGCAGAAAGAAGTACAAGATTGCTTAAATTGGAGTGGCCAAAGACCGGTTGAGTGGTTACATAATGAAATTGGGTTGAGTGATCGTTGGTGCTTGGTGCATGCGACTCATTTAGATCCGAATGAGCTATCGGCCATTGCGTCTAGTCATGCTATTGCCGGTTTATGTCCAACCACTGAAGCCAATTTAGGGGATGGTATTTTTCCGGCGGTTGAATTTGAACAAGCTAAAGGACGCTGGGGTATTGGTTCCGACAGTCACGTGAGTCTATCCATAGTGGAAGAGCTCAGAACCTTAGAATATGGGCAACGTCTGCGAGATCAACAACGCAACAGGTTACATCGAGCAGAGCAACCCAACGTTGGAGATAACCTGTATCAGCAAGCACTTATAGGCGGTAATCAAGCATGTGATGTGTCGCTTGGCTTAAAAGTGGGTAGCCGTGCCGACTTTATGTTACTGGATGATGCGCATCCTTTTATCGCCGCTAGCCAACCCTGTGATTTCCTAAATCGATGGTTGTTTGCCTGCAATGAAAATGTCGTAAAAGACGTCTATGTTGCCGGCGAGCCTATCGTCACCAATTTCAGTCATCCTTTGGAAGAAAGTAGCCGTAAGGCCTTTACCCAAGTCATTAAAAAGGTGATGTACGATGAATGA
- a CDS encoding HutD family protein translates to MNDRAAYQIIDSSQYGRVPWKNGRGETLAIVSHEDEKGIRFRISQAAVVENGVFSDFTGLHRTLVLLSDSGMTLTHERHEQRTSSPLLNALDMALFDGGDLTSATLHQGPIEDLNIMVRKQDTQATLKAIYREESVCIRPLQESLLQAFYATQLCHLSYVADQAVEHIDLLENSILILSAAGVLTVEQGGGVFIDISDL, encoded by the coding sequence ATGAATGACAGAGCGGCCTATCAGATCATAGACTCATCTCAGTATGGCCGAGTACCATGGAAAAATGGTCGTGGAGAAACGCTGGCCATTGTGAGTCATGAAGATGAAAAGGGGATTCGGTTTCGAATCAGTCAAGCGGCCGTCGTTGAGAATGGCGTTTTTTCAGATTTTACAGGATTGCATCGTACCCTAGTACTATTGAGCGATTCGGGGATGACGTTAACGCATGAGCGGCATGAGCAACGAACGAGCAGCCCATTATTAAATGCTTTGGACATGGCGCTTTTTGACGGTGGCGATCTGACTTCGGCGACCTTGCATCAAGGTCCCATCGAAGATTTAAACATTATGGTGCGTAAACAAGACACGCAAGCGACTCTGAAAGCCATTTATAGAGAGGAATCGGTCTGTATTCGCCCACTGCAAGAGTCACTTTTACAGGCGTTTTATGCTACCCAACTCTGCCATCTTTCCTATGTGGCTGATCAAGCGGTTGAACACATAGATCTGTTAGAAAACAGTATTCTGATATTGAGTGCCGCTGGTGTCTTGACTGTCGAGCAAGGAGGCGGCGTGTTTATAGACATTAGTGATTTATAG
- the hutC gene encoding histidine utilization repressor: protein MTDKKISMLHNLFNDLSSTPQPIYSKLKQAISQKIATGEWEENQRVPSESEIVKALGVSRMTVNRALRELTAEGLLIRQQGLGTFVAKKKSHSALFEVHNIADEISARGHQHRAELLVIESGRATVEEAMMLGIRTSHDIFRSVVLHFENELPIQIEERIVNAMLAPEYAQQDFTHHTSYEYLMSVAPMTEGEHLVEAIMPSSVECERLQITSQEPCLQIKRRTWSGDDIVTAARLLYPGSRFQLFGHFGR, encoded by the coding sequence GTGACCGATAAAAAAATCTCAATGCTGCACAATTTATTTAATGATTTGTCGAGCACGCCACAACCGATCTACTCTAAGTTAAAGCAAGCCATTAGTCAGAAAATTGCGACAGGTGAGTGGGAAGAAAATCAACGGGTCCCGTCGGAGTCTGAAATCGTTAAAGCCTTAGGCGTTAGTCGAATGACAGTAAACCGTGCCCTAAGAGAATTAACGGCCGAAGGGTTGCTTATTCGTCAACAAGGTCTAGGGACATTCGTTGCCAAAAAAAAATCGCATTCTGCCCTGTTTGAAGTTCACAACATTGCCGATGAAATTTCAGCCCGTGGACATCAACATCGAGCAGAACTGCTGGTCATCGAATCCGGACGGGCGACCGTTGAAGAAGCCATGATGTTAGGAATCCGCACCAGCCACGATATTTTCCGCTCGGTTGTGCTGCACTTTGAAAATGAGCTGCCAATTCAAATTGAAGAGCGCATTGTCAACGCCATGCTGGCACCAGAGTACGCGCAACAAGACTTTACCCATCACACGTCCTATGAGTACCTCATGAGTGTGGCCCCCATGACGGAGGGTGAGCACCTAGTCGAAGCGATTATGCCCTCAAGCGTTGAGTGTGAAAGGCTACAAATTACGTCCCAAGAACCGTGTCTACAGATAAAAAGGCGAACGTGGTCTGGGGATGACATAGTCACAGCCGCTCGCTTACTGTATCCCGGTTCTCGTTTTCAATTATTCGGTCATTTTGGCCGTTAA
- a CDS encoding DUF302 domain-containing protein, with the protein MKKILSAALFALSISAPALAVDGMINVQSNHSVKETADRMEGVLKEKGMTVFNRIKHSEGAKNVGIELRDTELVLFGNPKVGSPLMQCAQSIAIELPQKALIWEDEAQNVWISYNDPNYLEQKHHLVGCEAVIEKVGNALAGITKAVAS; encoded by the coding sequence ATGAAAAAAATCCTATCAGCGGCATTGTTTGCACTGTCCATTTCGGCTCCCGCTCTGGCTGTAGATGGCATGATCAATGTTCAAAGTAACCACTCAGTGAAAGAGACCGCTGATCGTATGGAAGGTGTCTTAAAAGAAAAAGGCATGACGGTGTTTAATAGAATAAAGCACTCTGAAGGGGCCAAAAATGTGGGTATTGAATTAAGAGACACGGAATTGGTTTTATTTGGCAACCCAAAAGTAGGTAGTCCTTTGATGCAATGTGCTCAGAGTATTGCGATTGAATTGCCTCAAAAAGCATTAATTTGGGAAGATGAGGCCCAAAATGTTTGGATTTCTTATAATGATCCAAACTACTTAGAGCAAAAGCATCATCTAGTTGGCTGTGAAGCCGTTATTGAAAAAGTCGGCAATGCATTAGCCGGTATTACAAAAGCGGTTGCCTCTTAA
- a CDS encoding winged helix-turn-helix transcriptional regulator, which produces MANSQHSNTIKEKTELPTMGRPVRGSESGQPIMVLFDLLGRRWAMGILWGLSGSNRTFRDLQTHCGSASPSVLNTRLKELRAANLIEKATDGYSLTEDGRALFKHLEPLGDWAKSWAPTLSNKNDL; this is translated from the coding sequence ATGGCCAATAGTCAACACTCGAATACCATCAAAGAAAAAACAGAATTACCGACGATGGGCCGTCCAGTTCGAGGCTCCGAAAGCGGTCAGCCTATCATGGTCTTATTTGATTTATTGGGGCGTCGCTGGGCAATGGGAATATTATGGGGCTTAAGTGGAAGTAATCGTACTTTTAGAGACCTGCAAACTCATTGCGGCTCCGCTTCCCCGAGTGTACTCAATACGCGTTTAAAGGAATTAAGGGCCGCAAATTTAATTGAAAAAGCCACGGATGGCTATAGCCTAACCGAGGATGGTAGAGCCCTCTTTAAGCATTTAGAGCCTCTAGGGGATTGGGCTAAAAGCTGGGCTCCAACGCTTAGCAACAAAAACGATCTATAG
- a CDS encoding DMT family transporter, with amino-acid sequence MTNKSSLINALLWVILASMWGSSFSMIKLGVASLDPVVIVAGRMLIGAVLIFCVLIWAGQRLSSNAKVWLSYTIAGLLGSTIPFVMITYGEQSVDSALASILMGVAPVATVVFAATVLPDEKLTKRVVAGLVFAVMGVVILVGPSALHSLGNDFTGQLSIICAALCYAANTVYVKCCVRRPALEMASGSTLVGAFSILLITFLMGKHEFSIEPTMMSIGAVVYLGVFSTGCANLIYFYLVPRIGATRLSQINFAVPVMGSLIGFFFLNEMLTLRHIMALAVIVFAVYLVLSGAKSSAGKVHASK; translated from the coding sequence ATGACAAACAAATCATCACTAATCAACGCCTTGCTGTGGGTGATACTGGCCTCTATGTGGGGCTCTTCCTTTTCGATGATTAAACTTGGGGTGGCCAGTTTAGACCCCGTTGTGATTGTGGCTGGCAGAATGTTGATTGGCGCCGTGTTGATTTTTTGTGTCTTGATTTGGGCTGGGCAAAGGCTTTCCTCTAATGCAAAAGTATGGCTTTCTTATACCATCGCTGGGTTGTTAGGAAGTACGATTCCTTTTGTCATGATTACCTATGGTGAACAATCTGTAGACAGCGCCTTAGCGTCTATTTTGATGGGGGTGGCGCCTGTGGCCACGGTTGTATTCGCTGCGACGGTATTGCCAGATGAAAAGTTAACCAAACGAGTCGTAGCTGGGTTGGTGTTTGCTGTGATGGGAGTGGTGATTCTGGTCGGCCCAAGTGCATTGCACTCTTTAGGAAATGACTTTACTGGCCAATTATCGATTATCTGTGCGGCACTTTGCTACGCCGCGAACACGGTTTATGTGAAGTGCTGTGTTAGGCGTCCGGCATTAGAAATGGCCTCTGGCTCTACCTTGGTTGGTGCGTTCTCCATTCTTCTCATCACTTTTTTAATGGGAAAGCATGAATTTAGTATTGAGCCTACTATGATGTCCATTGGTGCCGTTGTGTATTTAGGCGTGTTTTCCACTGGTTGTGCCAATCTGATTTATTTTTATTTGGTGCCTCGAATTGGTGCTACCCGTCTGTCGCAAATTAATTTTGCCGTACCTGTCATGGGCAGTTTGATTGGCTTTTTCTTTCTGAATGAAATGCTTACGTTAAGGCATATCATGGCGTTAGCCGTTATTGTTTTTGCCGTTTATTTAGTGCTATCCGGTGCTAAGTCCTCAGCGGGAAAAGTGCACGCTTCTAAGTGA
- a CDS encoding cation:proton antiporter, whose translation MLYTVLAVVSGLFLLYSISIRPLSKKDITGPMFFVVGGILIACFLPNKSTHLEGGLDYVLPLIEMTLSVFLFTDAAKSKLSVLKHSIQYPSLLLFVALPLTLLLGIATALLLFADLTLLQAALIAIILTPTDAALSKGLLENLSVPARIREGINTESGLNDGLCVPLFLIFSLLANSPETTLGYVDVTIIFVRELGVAVIIALVSTFAFIALMRFAMTHRYFAHHSSPYLLLGFAVLVFSLAQALHSSGFIAAFVAGLLFDKFAPKHLSKPLIKDSEHIADFISLLIWCLFGFVVAYAVIPEINLRIVIYALLSTTLIRMIPVMLSLSFTALNLKERLTFAWFGPRGLASIVFTLMVIDTQIEGKSLIATIAMTTILFSVFIHGVSTKPIADSFSDK comes from the coding sequence ATGCTATACACTGTGTTGGCCGTTGTCAGTGGGTTGTTTTTACTCTATTCCATTTCGATTCGCCCCTTATCCAAAAAAGACATCACAGGGCCGATGTTTTTTGTTGTCGGTGGTATTTTGATTGCGTGTTTTCTACCTAATAAAAGTACGCATTTGGAAGGCGGGTTAGATTATGTTTTACCATTGATCGAAATGACGTTAAGCGTCTTTTTGTTTACCGATGCCGCAAAATCCAAGCTAAGCGTGCTAAAACACAGCATTCAATACCCAAGTTTATTGCTGTTTGTGGCGTTGCCATTGACCCTGTTATTGGGGATCGCTACCGCTTTGCTGTTGTTTGCTGATTTGACCTTACTTCAAGCGGCGTTGATCGCCATTATTTTAACGCCTACGGATGCCGCTTTAAGCAAAGGTCTGCTGGAGAACCTGTCTGTGCCAGCCAGAATACGTGAGGGCATTAACACGGAAAGTGGGCTGAATGATGGTTTATGTGTGCCGCTATTTTTGATTTTCAGCCTGCTCGCCAACAGTCCCGAGACAACACTGGGGTACGTAGACGTGACCATTATTTTTGTCAGAGAACTTGGGGTAGCGGTGATCATTGCGCTCGTCAGTACCTTTGCGTTTATTGCGCTTATGCGCTTCGCCATGACACACCGTTATTTCGCTCATCACTCTAGCCCTTATCTATTATTAGGCTTTGCGGTTTTGGTTTTTTCATTGGCACAGGCCTTACATAGCAGTGGCTTTATTGCGGCGTTTGTGGCGGGTTTGCTGTTTGATAAGTTTGCCCCTAAACATCTGAGCAAGCCGTTGATAAAGGACAGCGAGCACATTGCGGATTTCATTTCTTTACTGATTTGGTGTTTATTTGGCTTTGTTGTGGCCTACGCCGTGATACCAGAAATTAACCTAAGAATTGTGATCTATGCTTTATTAAGTACCACATTAATTCGTATGATCCCTGTCATGCTGTCCTTAAGTTTCACCGCTCTGAACCTGAAAGAAAGGCTCACTTTTGCGTGGTTTGGCCCTAGAGGATTGGCGTCCATTGTGTTTACTTTGATGGTGATTGATACTCAGATAGAAGGAAAGTCTTTGATTGCTACAATCGCGATGACAACGATTTTGTTCAGTGTTTTTATTCATGGGGTCAGTACAAAGCCAATTGCAGACAGTTTTTCCGATAAATAA
- the kduD gene encoding 2-dehydro-3-deoxy-D-gluconate 5-dehydrogenase KduD, with protein sequence MLDMFDLSNRVAIVTGCNAGLGQGMALALARAGADVVGVNRRMPTETMALMTAGGHRFHNVMADMSKMESVDKVMTEAIAAFGKVDILVNNAGIIRRNDSIDFTEKDWDDVMDLNVKAVFFMSQGFAKQVMTQGTSGNIINIASMLSYQGGIRVPSYTASKSGVMGVTRLLANEWAPHGINVNAIAPGYMATDNTTALRDDEVRSQEIVGRIPCGRWGKSDDMAGPIVFLASDASRYVNGYTIAVDGGWLAR encoded by the coding sequence ATGTTAGACATGTTTGATTTAAGCAATAGGGTGGCGATTGTAACGGGCTGTAATGCCGGGCTGGGTCAAGGTATGGCGTTAGCATTAGCTCGTGCTGGGGCTGATGTTGTCGGGGTTAATCGCAGAATGCCTACCGAAACCATGGCGCTCATGACGGCGGGAGGACATCGTTTCCACAATGTTATGGCGGACATGAGCAAAATGGAAAGCGTGGACAAGGTGATGACAGAGGCGATTGCGGCGTTTGGGAAAGTGGATATTTTGGTTAATAATGCTGGCATTATTCGTCGTAATGACTCGATTGATTTCACGGAAAAGGATTGGGATGATGTGATGGACCTGAATGTGAAGGCGGTTTTCTTTATGTCTCAGGGGTTTGCTAAGCAGGTTATGACTCAAGGAACGTCGGGTAATATTATTAACATTGCGTCAATGTTGTCTTATCAAGGAGGGATTCGAGTGCCTTCTTATACGGCGTCAAAAAGTGGTGTGATGGGGGTAACGCGTTTACTGGCAAATGAATGGGCGCCACACGGAATCAATGTGAATGCTATTGCGCCGGGGTATATGGCGACTGACAATACGACCGCTTTACGAGACGATGAAGTGCGTTCTCAAGAAATAGTGGGCCGTATCCCTTGTGGTCGTTGGGGTAAATCGGATGATATGGCTGGGCCGATTGTATTCTTGGCGAGTGATGCTTCACGGTATGTCAACGGTTATACCATTGCGGTAGATGGCGGATGGTTAGCTCGTTAG
- the kdgR gene encoding DNA-binding transcriptional regulator KdgR — MMNEENNQQIEPVSSVMKVFAILNALAEKKSLGVTELAQIVMTSKSTVYRFLQTMKMLGFVRQEGEDDRYSLTLKLFEVSSNALEHVDLVSLAEPHMASIGALTKEALHLGIRDGDNIVYIFKIDAQYNLRMQSRIGGRNPLYSTAIGKVLLAERSEEYVRGVLSQTDFTPSTSKTHRSVDSLLVELKDVQKLSYGVDNEEQEEGLRCIAAPIYDRLGNVIAGLSLSFPTLRYTPEKFDEYVVLLQDAAAKISKNLGCSKA; from the coding sequence ATGATGAATGAAGAGAATAACCAGCAAATAGAGCCCGTTTCATCAGTGATGAAGGTGTTTGCCATATTAAATGCCTTGGCCGAAAAAAAGTCGTTAGGAGTAACGGAACTTGCTCAAATTGTGATGACCTCTAAAAGTACGGTTTATCGCTTTTTACAAACGATGAAAATGCTCGGGTTTGTCCGACAAGAAGGCGAAGATGATCGTTACTCACTGACGTTAAAATTATTTGAAGTGAGTTCTAACGCACTTGAGCACGTTGATTTAGTGTCTTTAGCTGAGCCGCACATGGCGTCGATTGGGGCGTTAACAAAAGAAGCGCTTCATCTCGGTATCCGTGATGGCGACAATATTGTGTATATTTTTAAAATAGACGCTCAATATAATTTACGTATGCAGTCACGTATTGGTGGACGTAACCCTCTGTATTCAACGGCGATAGGCAAAGTGTTACTGGCTGAAAGGTCAGAAGAGTATGTGCGAGGGGTGCTTTCTCAGACGGACTTCACTCCCTCTACTTCAAAAACGCACCGTTCTGTCGATTCTCTTTTAGTTGAGTTAAAAGACGTGCAAAAGCTTAGTTATGGTGTGGATAATGAAGAGCAGGAAGAAGGGCTTCGTTGCATTGCTGCGCCGATCTACGATCGCTTAGGGAATGTGATCGCTGGATTAAGCTTGTCTTTTCCGACCTTACGATATACGCCTGAAAAATTTGATGAGTATGTTGTCTTGTTGCAGGACGCGGCCGCAAAAATATCGAAAAACTTAGGTTGTTCGAAAGCATAA
- a CDS encoding cupin domain-containing protein produces MFVYNNDVPLDDLGDGVSRKMMAHSENIMTVEVHFEKGAVGPMHQHPHEQLTYVLSGKFEFTIGDETRIVGPGDALYKEPNVMHGCVCLEPGVLLDNFTPMRKDFL; encoded by the coding sequence ATGTTTGTCTACAATAATGACGTCCCTTTGGACGATCTGGGTGACGGTGTATCGCGCAAAATGATGGCGCATTCAGAGAACATCATGACGGTTGAAGTGCATTTCGAAAAAGGGGCTGTTGGACCCATGCACCAGCATCCGCATGAGCAGTTAACCTATGTTTTGTCCGGAAAATTCGAATTCACAATTGGTGATGAAACTAGAATAGTTGGTCCAGGTGATGCGCTTTATAAAGAGCCGAATGTAATGCATGGTTGCGTATGCTTAGAGCCCGGGGTATTGCTGGACAATTTCACCCCTATGCGAAAAGACTTTTTGTAA